One Vespula pensylvanica isolate Volc-1 chromosome 1, ASM1446617v1, whole genome shotgun sequence genomic region harbors:
- the LOC122626875 gene encoding uncharacterized protein DDB_G0284459-like isoform X2: MRSRWSIVLLLVMNIVVCGWSHQHQHHHRRRHTPNSSSSSSNSNSSSNSNNSNSSSSSSNSNISYNSKEHLEERINNFERNDDDVPMSISEKTRKSLKLEEGKVSVPFSARRLEKMLEKAIVKIITGDLSTADMILLKSLNYSLDEVLAIREYELGKKKEEEKRREERIKFERERHRPKGKHFEDGKNSMEFDLSKYEKKKREKIQEKSTYDEDFDFDAYNRQAVMDYENLASKMELQQTWSDPNISDYDDNAKESKEKRPMDKNNNNKNKNNNNDDDNDDDDDDDDDDDDGNSSPENFHRNFDKAMEPHVIFKIRYDDSEFDSSGSDEKSRIPRKQVDRAFPRVPKYRGSSYLKQNSLTNTGNSFHSSTTVTSSSSPFSSTSSSSSSSSSSSSSSSSSSSSSSSPSSIPVVYRLDDLNLAKLDYLGKPNRLDPTNPVEIRGTNTKNSIDVKNVTLSEGSRDIVDSNVTNELESRNENSTNRTNDRDTSKLSVKRISEYEGLEWVEDDVYRVIPSLADSLADYENVEDENEPLEYEDEAPPNYERNSTSFEENENDTAEYQNDTPESVKLFMANTNLTSMDNQSFSSYQQLALAHRRDQGQKAIEDIKSRVLALTGRFNLSSNANKVQRERLTMFSPTCQTPRNTDQEAWADPFSMNMHFQLNLTSGEHVVAAKLRIYKLPQENLTSSISSTSGGSVVDEQEEEDEKKIRISVYYYTKTLRKHRAKKRLMDSLVTPLTNEGTHLALDVRQGLRFWRLTPRNPHGNGSNHGLVIQVEDQDGRPLKPALYIQEPSCSNGDDDQKAYHHLPALFVRACTRYVRVVNGETVTYVNCRH, translated from the exons ATGAGGTCGAGGTGGTCAATCGTTTTGTTGCTGGTGATGAACATCGTTGTTTGTGGTTGGTCTCATCAGcatcaacatcatcatcgtcgtcgtcatacaccgaatagtagtagtagtagtagtaacagtaatagtagtagtaatagtaataatagtaatagtagtagcagcagtagtaatagtaatattagtTACAATAGTAAAGAACATCTCGAGGAAAGGATAAACAATTTTGAGAGGAACGACGATGATGTACCAATGAGTATAAGTGAAAAAACCAGGAAAAGTTTGAAGTTAGAAGAGGGAAAAGTTTCGGTACCGTTCAGCGCACGTAGGCTTGAGAAAATGTTGGAAAAAGCTATAGTGAAGATAATAACGGGTGATCTTAGTACAGCCGATATGATATTGCTGAAAAGTTTGAATTATAGTTTGGATGAGGTACTCGCGATTCGCGAGTACGAGCTTggtaagaagaaggaagaggagaaaagacgGGAGGAGAGGATCAAATTCGAAAGGGAAAGGCACAGACCTAAGGGGAAACATTTCGAGGACGGAAAGAATTCGATGGAATTCGATTTGTCtaaatacgaaaagaagaaaagggaaaagatcCAAGAGAAATCGACGTACGACGAggatttcgatttcgatgcTTACAATCGACAGGCAGTGATGGATTACGAGAATCTAGCCTCGAAAATGGAACTCCAACAGACTTGGTCCGATCCTAATATCTCCGATTACGATGATAATGCGAAGGAATCGAAGGAAAAACGTCCGATGGataagaacaacaacaacaaaaacaaaaacaacaacaacgatgatgataatgatgatgatgatgatgacgacgacgacgacgacgatggcaaCTCGTCGCCTGAGAATTTCCATCGTAATTTCGACAAGGCTATGGAACCGCACGTGATATTCAAGATACGTTACGACGATTCCGAATTCGATTCATCAGGTTCCGACGAAAAGTCTAGGATACCAAGAAAACAGGTGGATCGTGCCTTTCCGAGAGTTCCGAAATATCGTGGATCGTCTTATTTGAAACAAAATTCATTAACAAACACTGGCAATTCCTTTCACAGTTCGACCACCgtcacttcttcttcttctcctttttcctctacttcttcgtcttcatcatcatcatcatcatcatcatcatcatcatcatcatcatcatcatcttcatcttcgcCATCCTCGATTCCTGTAGTTTATCGATTGGACGATCTCAACCTAGCAAAGTTGGATTACTTGGGCAAACCGAATCGTCTTGATCCAACCAATCCCGTGGAAATTCGAGGAACTAATACAAAGAATTCTATTGACGTGAAAAATGTTACTTTGTCGGAAGGATCTCGTGATATCGTTGATAGCAATGTCACCAACGAACTGGAatcgagaaacgaaaattCAACGAACAGAACGAACGACCGGGATACCTCGAAATTGTCGGTCAAACGTATCAGCGAATACGAAGGATTGGAATGGGTCGAAGACGACGTTTATCGAGTGATACCGTCGCTAGCCGATTCTCTCGCGGATTACGAGAATGTAGAAGACGAGAACGAACCATTGGAATACGAGGACGAAGCTCCTCCAAATTATGAACGTAATTCTACTAGCTTCGAGGAAAATGAGAACGACACTGCCGAGTATCAAAACGACACTCCCGAATCGGTAAAACTTTTCATGGCTAACACCAATTTAACATCGATGGACAATCAATCCTTTTCGTCCTATCAGCAATTGGCTCTGGCTCATCGACGAGA tCAAGGCCAGAAAGCGATCGAAGATATAAAATCAAGAGTACTGGCACTAACAGGAAGGTTCAACCTAAGCTCGAACGCGAATAAGGTTCAACGCGAAAGGCTGACCATGTTCTCGCCTACGT GTCAAACGCCGCGTAACACGGATCAGGAAGCTTGGGCCGACCCGTTCTCGATGAACATGCACTTTCAATTGAATCTGACGTCGGGCGAGCACGTGGTCGCTGCGAAATTGAGGATCTACAAGTTGCCACAGGAGAATCTGACGTCGTCGATATCAAGTACGAGTGGTGGTAGCGTCGTTGACGAAcaagaagaggaggatgagaagaagaTCAGAATATCGGTGTACTATTACACGAAAACGTTGAGGAAGCATCGAG CAAAGAAACGTTTGATGGACTCTTTGGTGACGCCATTAACGAACGAGGGTACGCACTTGGCACTAGACGTACGACAAGGACTCAGATTTTGGAGGCTAACCCCAAGAAATCCACATGGTAACGGCAGCAATCACGGCCTGGTAATTCAGGTGGAGGATCAGGATGGTCGACCGCTCAAACCGGCCCTTTACATTCAGGAGCCGTCTTGCTCGAACGGCGACGACGATCAGAAGGCAT acCACCACTTACCTGCACTTTTCGTCCGAGCCTGTACTCGTTACGTTCGCGTCGTAAACGGCGAAACGGTCACGTACGTGAATTGCAGGCACTAA
- the LOC122626875 gene encoding uncharacterized protein DDB_G0284459-like isoform X3, producing the protein MRSRWSIVLLLVMNIVVCGWSHQHQHHHRRRHTPNSSSSSSNSNSSSNSNNSNSSSSSSNSNISYNSKEHLEERINNFERNDDDVPMSISEKTRKSLKLEEGKVSVPFSARRLEKMLEKAIVKIITGDLSTADMILLKSLNYSLDEVLAIREYELGKKKEEEKRREERIKFERERHRPKGKHFEDGKNSMEFDLSKYEKKKREKIQEKSTYDEDFDFDAYNRQAVMDYENLASKMELQQTWSDPNISDYDDNAKESKEKRPMDKNNNNKNKNNNNDDDNDDDDDDDDDDDDGNSSPENFHRNFDKAMEPHVIFKIRYDDSEFDSSGSDEKSRIPRKQVDRAFPRVPKYRGSSYLKQNSLTNTGNSFHSSTTVTSSSSPFSSTSSSSSSSSSSSSSSSSSSSSSSSPSSIPVVYRLDDLNLAKLDYLGKPNRLDPTNPVEIRGTNTKNSIDVKNVTLSEGSRDIVDSNVTNELESRNENSTNRTNDRDTSKLSVKRISEYEGLEWVEDDVYRVIPSLADSLADYENVEDENEPLEYEDEAPPNYERNSTSFEENENDTAEYQNDTPESVKLFMANTNLTSMDNQSFSSYQQLALAHRREGNLTSTFDSQGQKAIEDIKSRVLALTGRFNLSSNANKVQRERLTMFSPTCQTPRNTDQEAWADPFSMNMHFQLNLTSGEHVVAAKLRIYKLPQENLTSSISSTSGGSVVDEQEEEDEKKIRISVYYYTKTLRKHRAKKRLMDSLVTPLTNEGTHLALDVRQGLRFWRLTPRNPHGNGSNHGLVIQVEDQDGRPLKPALYIQEPSCSNGDDDQKTTTYLHFSSEPVLVTFAS; encoded by the exons ATGAGGTCGAGGTGGTCAATCGTTTTGTTGCTGGTGATGAACATCGTTGTTTGTGGTTGGTCTCATCAGcatcaacatcatcatcgtcgtcgtcatacaccgaatagtagtagtagtagtagtaacagtaatagtagtagtaatagtaataatagtaatagtagtagcagcagtagtaatagtaatattagtTACAATAGTAAAGAACATCTCGAGGAAAGGATAAACAATTTTGAGAGGAACGACGATGATGTACCAATGAGTATAAGTGAAAAAACCAGGAAAAGTTTGAAGTTAGAAGAGGGAAAAGTTTCGGTACCGTTCAGCGCACGTAGGCTTGAGAAAATGTTGGAAAAAGCTATAGTGAAGATAATAACGGGTGATCTTAGTACAGCCGATATGATATTGCTGAAAAGTTTGAATTATAGTTTGGATGAGGTACTCGCGATTCGCGAGTACGAGCTTggtaagaagaaggaagaggagaaaagacgGGAGGAGAGGATCAAATTCGAAAGGGAAAGGCACAGACCTAAGGGGAAACATTTCGAGGACGGAAAGAATTCGATGGAATTCGATTTGTCtaaatacgaaaagaagaaaagggaaaagatcCAAGAGAAATCGACGTACGACGAggatttcgatttcgatgcTTACAATCGACAGGCAGTGATGGATTACGAGAATCTAGCCTCGAAAATGGAACTCCAACAGACTTGGTCCGATCCTAATATCTCCGATTACGATGATAATGCGAAGGAATCGAAGGAAAAACGTCCGATGGataagaacaacaacaacaaaaacaaaaacaacaacaacgatgatgataatgatgatgatgatgatgacgacgacgacgacgacgatggcaaCTCGTCGCCTGAGAATTTCCATCGTAATTTCGACAAGGCTATGGAACCGCACGTGATATTCAAGATACGTTACGACGATTCCGAATTCGATTCATCAGGTTCCGACGAAAAGTCTAGGATACCAAGAAAACAGGTGGATCGTGCCTTTCCGAGAGTTCCGAAATATCGTGGATCGTCTTATTTGAAACAAAATTCATTAACAAACACTGGCAATTCCTTTCACAGTTCGACCACCgtcacttcttcttcttctcctttttcctctacttcttcgtcttcatcatcatcatcatcatcatcatcatcatcatcatcatcatcatcatcttcatcttcgcCATCCTCGATTCCTGTAGTTTATCGATTGGACGATCTCAACCTAGCAAAGTTGGATTACTTGGGCAAACCGAATCGTCTTGATCCAACCAATCCCGTGGAAATTCGAGGAACTAATACAAAGAATTCTATTGACGTGAAAAATGTTACTTTGTCGGAAGGATCTCGTGATATCGTTGATAGCAATGTCACCAACGAACTGGAatcgagaaacgaaaattCAACGAACAGAACGAACGACCGGGATACCTCGAAATTGTCGGTCAAACGTATCAGCGAATACGAAGGATTGGAATGGGTCGAAGACGACGTTTATCGAGTGATACCGTCGCTAGCCGATTCTCTCGCGGATTACGAGAATGTAGAAGACGAGAACGAACCATTGGAATACGAGGACGAAGCTCCTCCAAATTATGAACGTAATTCTACTAGCTTCGAGGAAAATGAGAACGACACTGCCGAGTATCAAAACGACACTCCCGAATCGGTAAAACTTTTCATGGCTAACACCAATTTAACATCGATGGACAATCAATCCTTTTCGTCCTATCAGCAATTGGCTCTGGCTCATCGACGAGA AGGAAACCTAACATCAACCTTCGACAG tCAAGGCCAGAAAGCGATCGAAGATATAAAATCAAGAGTACTGGCACTAACAGGAAGGTTCAACCTAAGCTCGAACGCGAATAAGGTTCAACGCGAAAGGCTGACCATGTTCTCGCCTACGT GTCAAACGCCGCGTAACACGGATCAGGAAGCTTGGGCCGACCCGTTCTCGATGAACATGCACTTTCAATTGAATCTGACGTCGGGCGAGCACGTGGTCGCTGCGAAATTGAGGATCTACAAGTTGCCACAGGAGAATCTGACGTCGTCGATATCAAGTACGAGTGGTGGTAGCGTCGTTGACGAAcaagaagaggaggatgagaagaagaTCAGAATATCGGTGTACTATTACACGAAAACGTTGAGGAAGCATCGAG CAAAGAAACGTTTGATGGACTCTTTGGTGACGCCATTAACGAACGAGGGTACGCACTTGGCACTAGACGTACGACAAGGACTCAGATTTTGGAGGCTAACCCCAAGAAATCCACATGGTAACGGCAGCAATCACGGCCTGGTAATTCAGGTGGAGGATCAGGATGGTCGACCGCTCAAACCGGCCCTTTACATTCAGGAGCCGTCTTGCTCGAACGGCGACGACGATCAGAAG acCACCACTTACCTGCACTTTTCGTCCGAGCCTGTACTCGTTACGTTCGCGTCGTAA
- the LOC122626875 gene encoding uncharacterized protein DDB_G0284459-like isoform X1 encodes MRSRWSIVLLLVMNIVVCGWSHQHQHHHRRRHTPNSSSSSSNSNSSSNSNNSNSSSSSSNSNISYNSKEHLEERINNFERNDDDVPMSISEKTRKSLKLEEGKVSVPFSARRLEKMLEKAIVKIITGDLSTADMILLKSLNYSLDEVLAIREYELGKKKEEEKRREERIKFERERHRPKGKHFEDGKNSMEFDLSKYEKKKREKIQEKSTYDEDFDFDAYNRQAVMDYENLASKMELQQTWSDPNISDYDDNAKESKEKRPMDKNNNNKNKNNNNDDDNDDDDDDDDDDDDGNSSPENFHRNFDKAMEPHVIFKIRYDDSEFDSSGSDEKSRIPRKQVDRAFPRVPKYRGSSYLKQNSLTNTGNSFHSSTTVTSSSSPFSSTSSSSSSSSSSSSSSSSSSSSSSSPSSIPVVYRLDDLNLAKLDYLGKPNRLDPTNPVEIRGTNTKNSIDVKNVTLSEGSRDIVDSNVTNELESRNENSTNRTNDRDTSKLSVKRISEYEGLEWVEDDVYRVIPSLADSLADYENVEDENEPLEYEDEAPPNYERNSTSFEENENDTAEYQNDTPESVKLFMANTNLTSMDNQSFSSYQQLALAHRREGNLTSTFDSQGQKAIEDIKSRVLALTGRFNLSSNANKVQRERLTMFSPTCQTPRNTDQEAWADPFSMNMHFQLNLTSGEHVVAAKLRIYKLPQENLTSSISSTSGGSVVDEQEEEDEKKIRISVYYYTKTLRKHRAKKRLMDSLVTPLTNEGTHLALDVRQGLRFWRLTPRNPHGNGSNHGLVIQVEDQDGRPLKPALYIQEPSCSNGDDDQKAYHHLPALFVRACTRYVRVVNGETVTYVNCRH; translated from the exons ATGAGGTCGAGGTGGTCAATCGTTTTGTTGCTGGTGATGAACATCGTTGTTTGTGGTTGGTCTCATCAGcatcaacatcatcatcgtcgtcgtcatacaccgaatagtagtagtagtagtagtaacagtaatagtagtagtaatagtaataatagtaatagtagtagcagcagtagtaatagtaatattagtTACAATAGTAAAGAACATCTCGAGGAAAGGATAAACAATTTTGAGAGGAACGACGATGATGTACCAATGAGTATAAGTGAAAAAACCAGGAAAAGTTTGAAGTTAGAAGAGGGAAAAGTTTCGGTACCGTTCAGCGCACGTAGGCTTGAGAAAATGTTGGAAAAAGCTATAGTGAAGATAATAACGGGTGATCTTAGTACAGCCGATATGATATTGCTGAAAAGTTTGAATTATAGTTTGGATGAGGTACTCGCGATTCGCGAGTACGAGCTTggtaagaagaaggaagaggagaaaagacgGGAGGAGAGGATCAAATTCGAAAGGGAAAGGCACAGACCTAAGGGGAAACATTTCGAGGACGGAAAGAATTCGATGGAATTCGATTTGTCtaaatacgaaaagaagaaaagggaaaagatcCAAGAGAAATCGACGTACGACGAggatttcgatttcgatgcTTACAATCGACAGGCAGTGATGGATTACGAGAATCTAGCCTCGAAAATGGAACTCCAACAGACTTGGTCCGATCCTAATATCTCCGATTACGATGATAATGCGAAGGAATCGAAGGAAAAACGTCCGATGGataagaacaacaacaacaaaaacaaaaacaacaacaacgatgatgataatgatgatgatgatgatgacgacgacgacgacgacgatggcaaCTCGTCGCCTGAGAATTTCCATCGTAATTTCGACAAGGCTATGGAACCGCACGTGATATTCAAGATACGTTACGACGATTCCGAATTCGATTCATCAGGTTCCGACGAAAAGTCTAGGATACCAAGAAAACAGGTGGATCGTGCCTTTCCGAGAGTTCCGAAATATCGTGGATCGTCTTATTTGAAACAAAATTCATTAACAAACACTGGCAATTCCTTTCACAGTTCGACCACCgtcacttcttcttcttctcctttttcctctacttcttcgtcttcatcatcatcatcatcatcatcatcatcatcatcatcatcatcatcatcttcatcttcgcCATCCTCGATTCCTGTAGTTTATCGATTGGACGATCTCAACCTAGCAAAGTTGGATTACTTGGGCAAACCGAATCGTCTTGATCCAACCAATCCCGTGGAAATTCGAGGAACTAATACAAAGAATTCTATTGACGTGAAAAATGTTACTTTGTCGGAAGGATCTCGTGATATCGTTGATAGCAATGTCACCAACGAACTGGAatcgagaaacgaaaattCAACGAACAGAACGAACGACCGGGATACCTCGAAATTGTCGGTCAAACGTATCAGCGAATACGAAGGATTGGAATGGGTCGAAGACGACGTTTATCGAGTGATACCGTCGCTAGCCGATTCTCTCGCGGATTACGAGAATGTAGAAGACGAGAACGAACCATTGGAATACGAGGACGAAGCTCCTCCAAATTATGAACGTAATTCTACTAGCTTCGAGGAAAATGAGAACGACACTGCCGAGTATCAAAACGACACTCCCGAATCGGTAAAACTTTTCATGGCTAACACCAATTTAACATCGATGGACAATCAATCCTTTTCGTCCTATCAGCAATTGGCTCTGGCTCATCGACGAGA AGGAAACCTAACATCAACCTTCGACAG tCAAGGCCAGAAAGCGATCGAAGATATAAAATCAAGAGTACTGGCACTAACAGGAAGGTTCAACCTAAGCTCGAACGCGAATAAGGTTCAACGCGAAAGGCTGACCATGTTCTCGCCTACGT GTCAAACGCCGCGTAACACGGATCAGGAAGCTTGGGCCGACCCGTTCTCGATGAACATGCACTTTCAATTGAATCTGACGTCGGGCGAGCACGTGGTCGCTGCGAAATTGAGGATCTACAAGTTGCCACAGGAGAATCTGACGTCGTCGATATCAAGTACGAGTGGTGGTAGCGTCGTTGACGAAcaagaagaggaggatgagaagaagaTCAGAATATCGGTGTACTATTACACGAAAACGTTGAGGAAGCATCGAG CAAAGAAACGTTTGATGGACTCTTTGGTGACGCCATTAACGAACGAGGGTACGCACTTGGCACTAGACGTACGACAAGGACTCAGATTTTGGAGGCTAACCCCAAGAAATCCACATGGTAACGGCAGCAATCACGGCCTGGTAATTCAGGTGGAGGATCAGGATGGTCGACCGCTCAAACCGGCCCTTTACATTCAGGAGCCGTCTTGCTCGAACGGCGACGACGATCAGAAGGCAT acCACCACTTACCTGCACTTTTCGTCCGAGCCTGTACTCGTTACGTTCGCGTCGTAAACGGCGAAACGGTCACGTACGTGAATTGCAGGCACTAA